In Triticum aestivum cultivar Chinese Spring chromosome 5B, IWGSC CS RefSeq v2.1, whole genome shotgun sequence, the following proteins share a genomic window:
- the LOC123114543 gene encoding uncharacterized protein produces the protein MAAARPWSTLHLDLLSRIFLLLSCVADRMRASAVNKHWRRVALENPSPLPCLLMPSTARTELYRIFGGFADPRPPLYAEGRGERFCGSAAGGWFVVASPRWRGHALLNLRTGERVPLPDRVRIPIESGHITCPMMIRAAAMSTAPPSGTCFVAAMTSSQTNMAFWRPGMDRWLSAPVGRAPPEPRYAQDLTFHDGWFCVVDSDDDLFCYKAEIAPAVAGDGGSSLTIHRIAYKIRRHPLMATTEPGEIVSRYVLPSASGADLLMVWRFVSTARGGTWRFQVFRLQKAQEGLPACWRLHKMSGQVLFVGRACSKAFDMGHARSPGYIYFLDDVYPGGPHRVLEQNQYPCADAGGWRYSVPDDIEIERCLPSAPPSDTSPCIWYHHQ, from the coding sequence ATGGCGGCTGCGCGGCCATGGTCCACCCTCCACCTAGACCTTCTCTCCCGTATATTCCTCCTCTTGTCGTGCGTCGCCGACCGCATGAGGGCGTCCGCCGTGAACAAGCACTGGCGCCGGGTCGCGCTGGAGAATCCGTCGCCGCTGCCATGCCTCCTCATGCCGTCCACCGCCAGGACCGAGCTCTATCGAATCTTCGGCGGCTTCGCCGATCCGCGCCCGCCCCTCTACGCCGAGGGCCGTGGGGAGCGTTTCTGCGGCTCGGCTGCGGGCGGCTGGTTCGTGGTCGCATCCCCGCGCTGGCGCGGCCATGCCCTGCTGAACCTCCGCACGGGCGAGCGCGTCCCCCTGCCGGACCGCGTGCGCATCCCCATCGAATCCGGCCACATCACGTGCCCCATGATGATCCGCGCAGCCGCCATGTCCACCGCGCCGCCGTCCGGCACCTGCTTCGTCGCCGCCATGACGTCCAGCCAGACCAACATGGCGTTCTGGCGCCCGGGTATGGACCGCTGGTTGTCGGCGCCGGTGGGGAGGGCGCCGCCGGAACCGCGCTACGCCCAGGACCTGACTTTCCACGACGGCTGGTTCTGCGTCGTGGACTCAGATGATGACCTCTTCTGCTACAAGGCAGAAATCGCCCCTGCTGTAGCTGGAGACGGCGGCTCTTCGCTTACTATTCATCGTATCGCTTACAAGATCCGTCGTCACCCCTTGATGGCCACGACGGAACCCGGGGAGATCGTCTCTCGCTACGTCCTGCCCTCCGCCTCCGGTGCCGACCTGCTCATGGTGTGGAGGTTCGTCTCGACGGCGAGGGGGGGCACGTGGCGGTTCCAAGTCTTCAGGCTACAGAAGGCACAGGAGGGATTGCCGGCTTGCTGGCGCTTGCACAAGATGAGCGGGCAGGTGCTCTTCGTCGGCCGGGCCTGCTCCAAGGCCTTCGACATGGGGCACGCCCGCAGCCCGGGCTACATCTACTTCCTCGACGACGTGTACCCTGGTGGTCCGCACAGAGTCCTCGAGCAGAACCAGTATCCCTGCGCCGATGCCGGCGGGTGGCGTTACTCAGTCCCCGATGACATTGAGATCGAGCGTTGCCTGCCATCGGCGCCCCCCTCCGACACCTCGCCGTGCATTTGGTACCACCATCAATGA